One window of the Triticum dicoccoides isolate Atlit2015 ecotype Zavitan chromosome 3B, WEW_v2.0, whole genome shotgun sequence genome contains the following:
- the LOC119278939 gene encoding protein DEHYDRATION-INDUCED 19 homolog 5-like isoform X2 — MCCVSYSDPSPPLPAEEKSKEEEQRCGAAMEVDAEASYSYGFLPPDRHQPYYAPPPPPPDGELWEYFPCPFCYIEVEMPFICSHLQEEHCFDTRNAVCPICAENLGKDMSAHFRFQHSHLLKRRKPSRPSSSPWPAAAAPPAYDVNPYMMSSRPCQDPEPDPLLSQFICRGSDNQTETEPGSRDGGSHRHRPSSAHPTAGVQRPVSRLELEERLQRIEFLSGIITSTIL; from the exons atgtgctgtGTCAGTTACAGCGACCCGTCTCCTCCTCTTCCCGCCGAGGAGAAGAGTAAAGAGGAGGAGCAGCGGTGCGGTGCGGCCATGGAGGTGGATGCAGAGGCCTCCTACAGCTATGGCTTCCTCCCTCCAGACAGGCACCAGCCCTATTAtgccccacctcctcctccaccag ATGGTGAGCTGTGGGAGTACTTCCCTTGCCCGTTCTGCTACATCGAGGTCGAAATGCCCTTCATCTGCAGCCATCTGCAGGAGGAACACTGCTTCGACACCAGAAATGCT GTTTGCCCGATATGCGCTGAGAATCTAGGCAAGGACATGTCTGCGCATTTCAGATTTCAGCACTCCCATCTTCTCAAG AGGAGGAAGCCTTCGAGGCCCAGCAGCTCACCATGGCCAGCAGCGGCAGCACCACCTGCATATGATGTGAACCCCTACATGATGAGCAGCAGGCCATGCCAGGACCCTGAGCCTGACCCACTGCTCTCCCAGTTCATCTGCCGCGGCAGCGACAACCAAACCGAAACCGAGCCAGGATCGCGCGACGGAGGaagccaccgccaccgcccgagcAGCGCTCATCCGACGGCGGGTGTCCAGAG gcctGTGAGCCGGCTGGAGCTGGAGGAGAGGCTGCAGAGGATAGAGTTCCTCAGCGGGATCATCACATCAACCATTCTTTAG
- the LOC119278937 gene encoding uncharacterized protein LOC119278937 isoform X1: MAKLPIVGRSVHSKKPNESMRLVVVTIIGVVFGFFIGISFPTVSITKLHFPSSIVSYIEDKNSGLSAQAILNHAWISARNARGNTSESSSNTTMKIYVPTNPRGAEMLAPGIIASESDFNAHRLWGDPAEDLPFKPKYLVTFTVGIAQKDNINRAVQKFSDDFAILLFHYDGHVTEWEEFEWSKRAIHVSVLKQAKWWYAKRFLHPDIVAPYEYIFIWDEDLGVDHFNGEEYIKLVKKYQLEISQPGLEPDKGLTWQMTKRRGDREVHKDTEERPGWCTDPHLPPCAAFVEIMAPVFSRDAWRCVWHMIQNDLVHGWGLDFALRKCVEQPAHEKIGVVDSQWIVHQVVPSLGNQGQAENGKAPWEGVRERCRKEWGIFQTRIAEADKAYYEMMGVTPPNVTFVH; the protein is encoded by the exons ATGGCAAAACTCCCGATAGTTGGCCGCAG TGTGCATAGTAAGAAACCCAACGAGAGCATGAGGCTTGTCGTCGTGACCATCATCGGGGTGGTCTTTGGTTTCTTCATCGGGATCTCCTTCCCAACAGTCAGCATAACAAAG CTTCACTTCCCTTCTAGCATTGTTTCCTACATAGAGGACAAGAACTCTGGACTCTCAGCTCAGGCTATACTGAACCATGCCTGGATTTCTGCTAGAAACGCAAGGGGAAATACTTCTGAATCTAGTTCAAACACTACCATGAAG ATATATGTACCAACAAACCCCAGGGGCGCGGAGATGCTAGCACCTGGCATCATTGCATCAGAGTCTGATTTCAATGCTCACAGACTATGGGGAGACCCGGCTGAG GACCTACCCTTCAAGCCAAAGTACCTTGTTACTTTTACTGTTGGAATTGCACAGAAGGACAACATAAATAGAGCAGTCCAGAAG TTTTCTGATGACTTTGCTATCCTGTTATTTCACTATGATGGCCATGTGACTGAATGGGAGGAATTTGAGTGGTCAAAACGAGCGATTCATGTTAGTGTTCTGAAACAAGCGAAATG GTGGTATGCTAAAAGATTCTTGCATCCTGATATCGTGGCACCTTATGAGTACATATTTATCTGGGATGAAGACCTTGGAGTCGATCATTTCAATGGAGAGGA GTATATCAAACTTGTCAAGAAATATCAGCTGGAAATCTCACAACCTGGTTTGGAGCCAGATAAGGGATTAACATGGCAGATGACCAAAAGAAGAGGGGATCGTGAGGTCCACAA GGATACTGAGGAGAGGCCAGGCTGGTGCACGGATCCTCATCTTCCACCATGCGCTGC TTTTGTTGAAATTATGGCTCCGGTCTTCTCCAGAGATGCATGGAGATGTGTATGGCATATGATTCAG AATGACTTGGTTCATGGATGGGGTCTGGATTTTGCTCTGAGGAAATGTGTGGAG CAGCCTGCTCATGAGAAAATCGGTGTCGTCGACTCCCAGTGGATCGTACACCAAGTGGTTCCTTCTCTTGGGAACCAG GGACAGGCGGAGAACGGGAAGGCGCCATGGGAAGGGGTGCGGGAGCGCTGCCGAAAAGAGTGGGGGATCTTCCAGACGAGGATcgcggaggccgacaaggcgtaTTACGAGATGATGGGCGTTACCCCTCCCAACGTAACATTTGTCCACTAG
- the LOC119278938 gene encoding protein PIN-LIKES 2-like yields MDPQVAVQGGDWVSAVTPLLKLLCLTVIGLLLAHPRAQVVPKATFKLLSKLVFALFLPCLIFVHLGQSVTLHNVLHWWFIPVNVLIATAVGCALGYAVALVCRPPPRFFRFTVIMTGFGNTGNLPIAIIGSVCHTADHPFGPGCHREGIAYVSFAQWVAVLLVYTLVYHMMEPPMQYYEIVGEGHEIEEEPQLSNFSRPLLHEAEWPGMADKETEHSKTPFIARIFASISGSSQNTFPDIDFTEEGGISGAGPSSPKSLRCLAEPKVVRRMRVVAEKTPIQHVLQPPTIASLLAIIIGMVPVLKAFVFGADAPLSFFTDSLEILAAAVVPSVMLILGGMLAEGPNDNALGIRTIVGITVARLLILPCIGIGIVMLADRLHLLVENDHMYRFVLSLQYSTPSAILLGAIASLRGYSVKEASALLFWQHICAVFSLSIYLVVYFKLLSYI; encoded by the coding sequence ATGGACCCGCAGGTGGCGGTGCAGGGCGGGGACTGGGTGTCGGCGGTGACGCCGCTGCTGAAGCTGCTGTGCCTGACGGTGATCGGCCTCCTCCTGGCCCACCCGCGGGCGCAGGTGGTGCCCAAGGCCACCTTCAAGCTGCTCAGCAAGCTCGTCTTCGCGCTCTTCCTGCCCTGCCTCATCTTCGTGCACCTCGGCCAGTCCGTCACGCTCCACAACGTGCTCCACTGGTGGTTCATCCCCGTCAACGTCCTCATCGCCACCGCCGTCGGCTGCGCGCTCGGCTACGCCGTGGCGCTCgtctgccgcccgccgccgcgcttCTTCCGCTTCACCGTCATCATGACGGGCTTCGGCAACACGGGCAACCTCCCCATCGCCATCATCGGCTCCGTCTGCCACACCGCCGACCACCCCTTCGGCCCTGGCTGCCACCGCGAGGGCATCGCCTACGTCTCCTTCGCGCAGTGGGTCGCCGTCCTCCTCGTCTACACCCTCGTCTACCACATGATGGAGCCCCCCATGCAGTACTACGAGATTGTCGGCGAgggccacgagatcgaggaggagccgcagctcAGCAACTTCAGCCGCCCCCTGCTCCACGAGGCCGAGTGGCCCGGGATGGCCGACAAGGAGACGGAGCACTCCAAGACGCCATTCATCGCCAGGATCTTCGCCAGCATCTCGGGCTCCTCGCAGAACACCTTCCCCGACATCGATTTCACCGAGGAGGGCGGGATCTCCGGCGCCGGGCCTAGCAGCCCCAAGTCGCTCCGGTGCCTTGCAGAGCCGAAAGTGGTCAGGAGGATGAGGGTGGTCGCCGAGAAGACTCCGATTCAGCATGTCCTTCAGCCGCCGACCATCGCCTCCTTGCTCGCCATCATCATCGGCATGGTCCCCGTGCTCAAGGCTTTCGTGTTTGGGGCTGATGCGCCGCTCTCCTTCTTCACCGACAGTTTGGAGATCCTCGCTGCTGCTGTGGTGCCCTCGGTGATGTTGATTCTGGGAGGCATGCTCGCAGAAGGCCCAAATGATAACGCACTGGGTATCCGGACCATCGTCGGTATAACCGTCGCAAGGCTCCTGATACTCCCGTGCATTGGCATCGGCATCGTGATGCTAGCAGACAGGTTGCATCTGCTCGTCGAGAACGACCACATGTACCGGTTTGTGCTCTCACTGCAATACTCCACCCCCAGTGCCATCCTGCTTGGAGCAATCGCAAGCCTGAGGGGTTACAGCGTTAAGGAAGCATCCGCGCTCCTCTTTTGGCAGCACATCTGTGCGGTGTTCTCTCTCTCCATCTACCTGGTCGTATATTTCAAGCTGTTGTCATACATCTGA
- the LOC119278939 gene encoding protein DEHYDRATION-INDUCED 19 homolog 5-like isoform X1, whose translation MCCVSYSDPSPPLPAEEKSKEEEQRCGAAMEVDAEASYSYGFLPPDRHQPYYAPPPPPPEDGELWEYFPCPFCYIEVEMPFICSHLQEEHCFDTRNAVCPICAENLGKDMSAHFRFQHSHLLKRRKPSRPSSSPWPAAAAPPAYDVNPYMMSSRPCQDPEPDPLLSQFICRGSDNQTETEPGSRDGGSHRHRPSSAHPTAGVQRPVSRLELEERLQRIEFLSGIITSTIL comes from the exons atgtgctgtGTCAGTTACAGCGACCCGTCTCCTCCTCTTCCCGCCGAGGAGAAGAGTAAAGAGGAGGAGCAGCGGTGCGGTGCGGCCATGGAGGTGGATGCAGAGGCCTCCTACAGCTATGGCTTCCTCCCTCCAGACAGGCACCAGCCCTATTAtgccccacctcctcctccaccag AAGATGGTGAGCTGTGGGAGTACTTCCCTTGCCCGTTCTGCTACATCGAGGTCGAAATGCCCTTCATCTGCAGCCATCTGCAGGAGGAACACTGCTTCGACACCAGAAATGCT GTTTGCCCGATATGCGCTGAGAATCTAGGCAAGGACATGTCTGCGCATTTCAGATTTCAGCACTCCCATCTTCTCAAG AGGAGGAAGCCTTCGAGGCCCAGCAGCTCACCATGGCCAGCAGCGGCAGCACCACCTGCATATGATGTGAACCCCTACATGATGAGCAGCAGGCCATGCCAGGACCCTGAGCCTGACCCACTGCTCTCCCAGTTCATCTGCCGCGGCAGCGACAACCAAACCGAAACCGAGCCAGGATCGCGCGACGGAGGaagccaccgccaccgcccgagcAGCGCTCATCCGACGGCGGGTGTCCAGAG gcctGTGAGCCGGCTGGAGCTGGAGGAGAGGCTGCAGAGGATAGAGTTCCTCAGCGGGATCATCACATCAACCATTCTTTAG
- the LOC119278937 gene encoding uncharacterized protein LOC119278937 isoform X2 has translation MAKLPIVGRSVHSKKPNESMRLVVVTIIGVVFGFFIGISFPTVSITKLHFPSSIVSYIEDKNSGLSAQAILNHAWISARNARGNTSESSSNTTMKIYVPTNPRGAEMLAPGIIASESDFNAHRLWGDPAEDLPFKPKYLVTFTVGIAQKDNINRAVQKFSDDFAILLFHYDGHVTEWEEFEWSKRAIHVSVLKQAKWWYAKRFLHPDIVAPYEYIFIWDEDLGVDHFNGEEYIKLVKKYQLEISQPGLEPDKGLTWQMTKRRGDREVHKDTEERPGWCTDPHLPPCAAFVEIMAPVFSRDAWRCVWHMIQNDLVHGWGLDFALRKCVEPAHEKIGVVDSQWIVHQVVPSLGNQGQAENGKAPWEGVRERCRKEWGIFQTRIAEADKAYYEMMGVTPPNVTFVH, from the exons ATGGCAAAACTCCCGATAGTTGGCCGCAG TGTGCATAGTAAGAAACCCAACGAGAGCATGAGGCTTGTCGTCGTGACCATCATCGGGGTGGTCTTTGGTTTCTTCATCGGGATCTCCTTCCCAACAGTCAGCATAACAAAG CTTCACTTCCCTTCTAGCATTGTTTCCTACATAGAGGACAAGAACTCTGGACTCTCAGCTCAGGCTATACTGAACCATGCCTGGATTTCTGCTAGAAACGCAAGGGGAAATACTTCTGAATCTAGTTCAAACACTACCATGAAG ATATATGTACCAACAAACCCCAGGGGCGCGGAGATGCTAGCACCTGGCATCATTGCATCAGAGTCTGATTTCAATGCTCACAGACTATGGGGAGACCCGGCTGAG GACCTACCCTTCAAGCCAAAGTACCTTGTTACTTTTACTGTTGGAATTGCACAGAAGGACAACATAAATAGAGCAGTCCAGAAG TTTTCTGATGACTTTGCTATCCTGTTATTTCACTATGATGGCCATGTGACTGAATGGGAGGAATTTGAGTGGTCAAAACGAGCGATTCATGTTAGTGTTCTGAAACAAGCGAAATG GTGGTATGCTAAAAGATTCTTGCATCCTGATATCGTGGCACCTTATGAGTACATATTTATCTGGGATGAAGACCTTGGAGTCGATCATTTCAATGGAGAGGA GTATATCAAACTTGTCAAGAAATATCAGCTGGAAATCTCACAACCTGGTTTGGAGCCAGATAAGGGATTAACATGGCAGATGACCAAAAGAAGAGGGGATCGTGAGGTCCACAA GGATACTGAGGAGAGGCCAGGCTGGTGCACGGATCCTCATCTTCCACCATGCGCTGC TTTTGTTGAAATTATGGCTCCGGTCTTCTCCAGAGATGCATGGAGATGTGTATGGCATATGATTCAG AATGACTTGGTTCATGGATGGGGTCTGGATTTTGCTCTGAGGAAATGTGTGGAG CCTGCTCATGAGAAAATCGGTGTCGTCGACTCCCAGTGGATCGTACACCAAGTGGTTCCTTCTCTTGGGAACCAG GGACAGGCGGAGAACGGGAAGGCGCCATGGGAAGGGGTGCGGGAGCGCTGCCGAAAAGAGTGGGGGATCTTCCAGACGAGGATcgcggaggccgacaaggcgtaTTACGAGATGATGGGCGTTACCCCTCCCAACGTAACATTTGTCCACTAG